tggtgtATCAGGAGGCTTGTAGATATTGCAAAAGCTTTATCGCAaacctcacacttgaatggtttctcccctgtgtgaatgcgttggtgtgtgCGGAGGGTTGATGATgatgagaatgatttgtcacacacctcacacgtgaatggtttctcccctgtgtgaacgcGTCGGTGTCTATGCAGCTTGCATGACTTGGAGAAGGCTTTGTTGCACACATCACACGTAAATGGTTTCTCTCCAGTGTGACTGCGTTGGTGTATACGGAGATACGATGACATagagaatgatttgttgcacacaTCACACGtaaatggcttctccccagtgtgaatgtgttggtgtacACGGAGATTCCATGACTGTGAAAacgatttgtcacacacctcacatgtGAATGGTTGTTCCCTTGTGTGGATGCGCCCGTGAACCACCAGTGCCGAGGACTGTGCAAAGCCCTTGTTACACACATCACACTTGAACGGCTTCCTCCCTGTGTGAATGCGCTCATGCGCTTGGAGGTTGGATGAAatcgagaatgatttgtcacacaccttgCACGTatatggcttctccccagtgtgaatacgTCGGTGATTCACGAGTGTCGATGACCTTGTGAAGGCTCGTTCGCAAATCTCACACTTGAATACTTTCTCTTCCATGTGGCTGTCCTTGTGTTACAGGTGGTACAACAGATCCACCATGCGTATTGGGAGAACTTATCAACCTGTggagccctccacacacacctcacacttcaACAGCCTCTCACCTGTGAGAATGAGTCAGTGATTCAAGAGGTTCAATAAATGATTGAAGCTCTCACCACTCTTGGAGCTACTCACATTttttcccagcctcaccctgaccgATCTCCCACAGCTGAACCTTCAGAAaggttggttctgatggaagATTTCATaccactgaccagtttcagatctgatgatatgtcaaagctcccctgaccccaccgatttccagatgatggtttcaCTGCCCAACCTCCTACGTGTTGAGCAATGCTAtgaagggactggatgtcttCCCACAATTGTGCACTTGTTCCTTGGGTGATGGTCAGGATCTATCTGCAGTGTCTATCCTCCctgtattctctggtgtagtacggtgcaatccttctgtaaaacaggaaaaaaGATGCTTGATTTTCCCTAGACAACTTGGCTACTTACTCTTGTCTGCCGAGCTCCACTATCTTCCCAGGCACCCTTGGGACAATGGAAAAGACAGTTGGGTGGAGTGTAAAATGGGCTATCAATTCACTATGAACACATCATATGCTGGCAAAGACCAGTTTTACCCTTAGAGTATGTTTTTAATATATAAACACTCAGGAGAAATGATAGATTTTGAAATTTCTCCCTTGATTTCCACAATTATTTGAGGAAAACATGTTGAGCAGGAAGTGCTAGAAGCTAaggaaaatattgcttcagtggagctgattgaagggttctggtttatcctgggaaattagatacactgcactcactcagactgcacatcccaaattcagcTATCAGCCACAGCACTGGGCAAAACTATCAAATCCAAGCCCAGGCTTTTGGGAAAGGCCAAGACCTTCAGGTAAAATCTCCAAAGACATTTCAAAAATGTGTCTCCAGCTGAATTGCTGtggagaatacagagatagggaggggcaaggccatagataaacttgaaaacaaggatgagaatttcaaaatcgaGTTGCTACCTGgccaggagtcaatgtaggtcagtgagcacaggggtgattggtGAATGGGTCTTGGTGTCAGTTCGgacgtgggcagcagagttttggaggagCTCAAGTCTACAGTGCAAGATGTGAaagcagccaggagagcattggaatagttgagtctagagccTACAAAGGtctagatgagggtttcagcagcagaagagctgaggcaGGACATCACTGGTCTCTCCAGTGAGTGGAGTTTGCACCTCTTCCTATGCACGGAGTTCCTATTCCTGACCAACACAGGGAAATGACAGTGACAGCCAGGGATGGTAACAAAGAActcttcatagaatcatacagactAATAGAATAGTACGGCATGaaaggagactattcagcccattgagtctttGCCAGCTCCTTCCCCTAATCCCTACAATTGCTCCTCTTttcaagtatttctccaattccctagTGAAGGTTACCATTGAATCTACATCCACTgccctatcagacagtgcattccaaatcctaaccatacATTGTGTAAAAAATATTTTCCTTCAGCCGCCTcagattcttttgccaatcatcttttATCTGCAAACTCTAGTTATTCcaatagaaacagtttctctttatttactctaaacccttcatgatttttaacatctctaacaaatctcctcttagccttctctgctctaaggaaacaatcccagcttctacgctctatccatgtaactgtaatTCCTCAATCCtggaacattctggtaaatctcttcaaAATTCTTCCTTGAACATACCCCAGACCACCTCAGCCTCTCTTTAACAGACAGGCTGAATGGACAACCTTAATGAGCAAGACACAGTCTACAAACCAACTAGCTGTTTTAAGTTACACAAGACAGCTGAATGATCAGGAAACAGTACAAAGCAATTCTGAAAGATGTCCGGTCGCTGTAAAACCGGAGGCAAAGGGCGCGCCAAGGCCAAGACTCGCTCCAACAGAGCCGGGCTCCAGTTCCCCGTCGGCCATATCCACCGGCTGCTGCGCAAGGGCCACTATGTCGAGCGGGTCAGGGCCGGAGCCCCCGTCTACCTGGCCGCCGTCCTCGAGTACCTGACGGCCGAGATCCTCGAGCTGGCCGGCAACGCGGCCCGGGACAGCAAGAAGACCCGCATCATCCCTCGCCACCTGCAGCTCGCCATCTGCAACGAcgaggagctcaacaagctgctgggcggggtcaccatagcccagggtggggtcctgcccaacatccaggctgtgctgctgcccaagaaaaccGGACGCCCCAGCAAGGTTTACGCCTGAAGGGGAGACACCGGGAACAGATCAAATCCACAAACCATACATTTCTCTGCATCAAATCAGATTCCATTCACCCCCTCCCTACACATCGATTTCAA
The nucleotide sequence above comes from Carcharodon carcharias isolate sCarCar2 chromosome 19, sCarCar2.pri, whole genome shotgun sequence. Encoded proteins:
- the LOC121291759 gene encoding zinc finger protein 271-like; its protein translation is MEEKVFKCEICERAFTRSSTLVNHRRIHTGEKPYTCKVCDKSFSISSNLQAHERIHTGRKPFKCDVCNKGFAQSSALVVHGRIHTREQPFTCEVCDKSFSQSWNLRVHQHIHTGEKPFTCDVCNKSFSMSSYLRIHQRSHTGEKPFTCDVCNKAFSKSCKLHRHRRVHTGEKPFTCEVCDKSFSSSSTLRTHQRIHTGEKPFKCEVCDKAFAISTSLLIHQRIHTGEKPFRCEICEKGFTHSSKLLMHRRIHTGEKPFTCDVCDKSFSRSSNLCVHQRIHTRQKPFKCEVCDKSFSQSANLCAHQRIHTGEKPFTCEVCNKSFSVSSSLRVHQRVHTGEKPFTCETCDKSFSQSSILRTHQRTHTGEKPFTFDVCDKSLSR